A stretch of the Medicago truncatula cultivar Jemalong A17 chromosome 5, MtrunA17r5.0-ANR, whole genome shotgun sequence genome encodes the following:
- the LOC112421952 gene encoding probable disease resistance protein At5g66900 gives MTDLLSGGAVGAGMGELVKYAIQTINSGLQFGSTLKTSNETLNVLALYVEKMKGYNDLLDRPKEEIGRLEALVREGEELVGKSKKLTWKNFYFFPGYQGKLKKQDAKLERHLNVNVQVENKNDLMELRVKVDEMYKILKIVNRMVSLGQFDGKQIRGLCGAPEEPGFIGMDEPAPLNNLKVKLMKDGVSVLTVSEFELTTLDNMLCRDPQIRGKFGRNIFYVRLSRTPNLKNIVQTIIDSCGFWVPEFQNEDAIDILGLLFREIGFPILLLLDEKFKFQLPDYKILYTGET, from the exons ATGACTGATCTATTGAGTGGAGGTGCCGTTGGAGCTGGAATGGGAGAACTGGTGAAATACGCTATTCAAACAATCAATAGTGGTCTACAGTTTGGTTCCACTCTCAAAACGAGCAATGAAACCTTGAATGTTTTGGCTCTTTATGTTGAAAAAATGAAAGGCTACAACGATTTGTTGGATCGACCAAAAGAAGAGATAGGAAGATTAGAGGCTCTCGTAAGAGAAGGTGAAGAGCTTGTTGGAAAAAGCAAGAAGCTTACTTGGaagaacttttatttttttccaggTTACCAAGGAAAGCTTAAGAAGCAAGACGCGAAGCTTGAGAGACACTTGAATGTTAATGTGCAAGTCGAGAATAAAAATGATTTGATGGAGCTGAGGGTTAAGGTGGATGAAATGTACAAGATTTTGAAGATTGTGAATAGAATGGTGAGTTTGGGTCAGTTTGATGGGAAACAGATAAGGGGTTTGTGTGGTGCTCCTGAAGAGCCTGGATTTATTGGAATGGATGAGCCGGCGCCTTTGAATAATTTGAAGGTTAAATTGATGAAAGATGGTGTTTCTGTGCTTACTGTTAGTGAATTTGAGCTAACCACTCTTGATAACATGCTCTGTCGGGATCCACAAATCAGAG GCAAGTTTGGTAGAAACATCTTCTATGTCCGCCTCTCAAGAACTCCCAACTTGAAGAACATTGTACAGACAATAATTGACTCATGTGGATTTTGGGTGCCGGAGTTTCAAAACGAAGATGCAATTGACATATTGGGACTTCTATTTAGGGAAATTGGATTTCCAATATTATTACTCTTGGATGAGAAGTTCAAATTCCAATTGCCAGATTATAAGATCTTATATACAGGTGAGACTTAA